A genome region from Pseudomonas pergaminensis includes the following:
- a CDS encoding multidrug/biocide efflux PACE transporter yields the protein MHPTKSMTERVCQALGFEGLALLICTPLLVWITGRPALEMGAVTLGLSLLALTWNIIFNSLFDRLKVRLRLSGGGWTRVLHALMFEGGLIIVAVPLIAAWLNISLMQAFMLDIGVLLFFLPYTYVYHWGYDVLREKFMQRRALAL from the coding sequence ATGCACCCCACCAAGTCGATGACTGAACGTGTTTGCCAAGCCTTGGGTTTCGAAGGCCTGGCCCTGTTGATCTGCACACCGCTGCTGGTCTGGATCACCGGCAGGCCGGCCCTGGAAATGGGCGCGGTGACCTTGGGCCTGAGCCTGCTGGCGCTGACCTGGAACATCATTTTCAACAGCCTGTTTGATCGCCTCAAGGTGCGCCTGCGACTCTCCGGCGGGGGCTGGACGCGGGTGCTGCACGCGCTGATGTTCGAAGGCGGGCTGATCATCGTCGCCGTGCCGTTGATCGCCGCCTGGCTGAATATCAGCCTGATGCAGGCGTTCATGCTGGATATCGGGGTGCTGCTGTTCTTCTTGCCGTACACCTATGTGTATCACTGGGGGTATGACGTACTGCGGGAAAAATTCATGCAACGCCGCGCACTGGCCCTGTAG
- a CDS encoding LysR family transcriptional regulator → MASHEVLQAFVQAATQGSFSAAARKLGKSQSTVSAAVASLEIDLDVVLFDRSSRKPTLTPAGHVLLQRAEQVLEASSRLELAASQLSQGLEPKVTIAMSDTYQSERFELALKAFEQRYPDLELEWLIAECEDLIALVQSGRAQIAFIEAQAVYPPDLTRSPVAERTEIALFVAPTHALTRAENIDPQTLQQHRELRLASIISPNETRPCGRVWSAPSFLMLMEMAQLGFGWAELPRWLVERFGNAGLVELNIRGWPRSVAVDALWSRQYPPGPACSWMLSQMIE, encoded by the coding sequence ATGGCCTCCCACGAAGTGTTGCAAGCGTTTGTCCAGGCGGCCACCCAGGGTTCGTTTTCCGCGGCGGCGCGCAAGCTGGGCAAGAGCCAGTCAACCGTCAGCGCGGCGGTGGCAAGCCTGGAGATTGACCTGGATGTGGTGCTGTTCGATCGCAGCAGCCGCAAGCCGACACTGACACCGGCCGGCCATGTGTTGCTGCAACGGGCCGAACAGGTGCTGGAGGCCAGCAGTCGCCTTGAGTTGGCGGCGAGCCAGTTGTCCCAGGGGTTGGAGCCGAAGGTCACGATCGCCATGTCCGATACGTACCAGTCGGAACGCTTTGAGCTCGCCCTCAAGGCCTTCGAACAGCGCTACCCAGACCTTGAATTGGAATGGCTGATCGCCGAATGCGAAGACTTGATCGCCCTGGTGCAAAGCGGTCGCGCACAGATTGCCTTTATCGAGGCCCAAGCGGTTTACCCGCCCGACCTGACGCGCTCGCCCGTGGCCGAACGCACGGAAATCGCGCTGTTCGTCGCGCCCACCCACGCCTTGACCCGCGCAGAAAACATCGACCCGCAAACCCTGCAGCAACACCGTGAATTGCGTCTGGCAAGCATCATCAGCCCCAACGAAACGCGTCCCTGCGGCCGTGTGTGGTCGGCGCCGAGTTTTCTGATGCTGATGGAGATGGCGCAACTCGGCTTTGGCTGGGCGGAATTGCCACGCTGGCTGGTGGAACGTTTCGGCAATGCGGGGCTGGTTGAACTCAATATCCGCGGCTGGCCACGTTCGGTGGCCGTGGATGCGCTGTGGTCGCGGCAATACCCACCAGGGCCGGCGTGCAGTTGGATGTTGAGCCAGATGATCGAATAA
- a CDS encoding LysR family transcriptional regulator yields the protein MDVRHLKAFLAVFEERNITAAAQRLFISQPTLSVTIKQLEEELGVALFLRQPRGVEVSAEARVLYPQARRMVAEAEGLSRLFRGGENRIALELGVEGDIADSQIETFLRMAHQGLPGLLLTLQEGCQGEGRLAVEEMCCEDELFLPLWEESYVMALPAAHPMAQAGAEQAWAPIEDWITCPQHDSHQRLMALYGRSPQSVAGHAGSLTQALHMVAAGVGVAMLPQSLAAERAGVVIREWHLPAPTRRVGLCFAAQALALPALRALHEYFQTHRPPQRVAA from the coding sequence ATGGATGTTCGTCACCTCAAGGCATTTCTCGCGGTCTTTGAAGAACGCAATATCACCGCCGCAGCCCAGCGTTTGTTTATCAGCCAGCCGACCCTGTCGGTGACCATCAAGCAACTGGAAGAGGAGTTGGGCGTGGCGCTGTTCCTGCGCCAGCCGCGTGGTGTGGAGGTCAGCGCCGAAGCGCGGGTGTTGTACCCCCAGGCGCGGCGCATGGTGGCGGAAGCCGAGGGGTTGAGCCGTCTGTTTCGCGGAGGCGAAAATCGCATCGCCCTGGAGCTGGGGGTGGAGGGCGATATTGCCGACAGCCAGATCGAAACCTTCCTGCGCATGGCGCACCAAGGCCTGCCCGGATTACTGCTGACCTTGCAGGAGGGCTGCCAAGGCGAAGGACGCCTGGCCGTGGAGGAAATGTGCTGCGAGGACGAATTGTTCCTGCCGCTATGGGAAGAGTCCTACGTGATGGCCTTGCCTGCCGCGCACCCGATGGCGCAGGCGGGAGCGGAACAGGCGTGGGCGCCGATTGAAGACTGGATCACCTGCCCGCAACACGATTCCCATCAGCGCTTGATGGCCCTGTACGGTCGCTCGCCGCAATCAGTGGCCGGGCATGCCGGCTCGCTGACCCAGGCCTTGCACATGGTGGCGGCCGGTGTGGGCGTGGCAATGTTGCCGCAGTCATTGGCGGCGGAGCGCGCAGGCGTGGTGATTCGCGAATGGCACCTGCCGGCCCCCACGCGCCGAGTCGGATTGTGCTTCGCCGCGCAAGCACTGGCGTTACCCGCACTACGTGCCCTGCACGAATACTTCCAGACCCACCGCCCGCCGCAACGCGTCGCGGCCTGA
- a CDS encoding SDR family oxidoreductase: MSKPLVIITGASSGIGEATARLLSAAGHPLLLLARRIDRLNDLGLPNTLNRGVDITDRAALVAAVQEAEAQFGPADALINNAGVMLLGAVSEQDPAQWAQMLDVNVKGLLNGIHAVAGSMVARKGGTIINVSSVAGRKTFPNHVAYVGTKFAVHGISENLREELSPSNVRVITIAPGAVETELLSHTTDEAIKSGYQAWKQDMGGTVLSADDVASAIAYAYQQPQHVCIREIVLAATRQQP; this comes from the coding sequence ATGAGCAAGCCATTGGTCATCATTACCGGCGCCAGTTCCGGTATTGGCGAAGCCACCGCCCGCCTATTGTCAGCCGCCGGCCACCCGCTGTTGTTGCTGGCGCGTCGCATTGATCGCCTCAACGATCTGGGCCTGCCAAACACCTTGAACCGTGGCGTCGACATCACCGACCGCGCCGCCCTGGTCGCCGCGGTGCAAGAAGCCGAAGCCCAGTTCGGCCCCGCCGACGCACTGATCAACAATGCCGGCGTGATGCTGTTGGGCGCGGTCAGCGAGCAAGACCCGGCGCAATGGGCGCAGATGCTCGACGTCAACGTGAAGGGCCTGCTCAACGGCATTCACGCCGTGGCGGGCAGCATGGTTGCGCGCAAGGGCGGCACGATCATCAACGTCAGCTCGGTGGCCGGGCGCAAGACCTTCCCGAATCACGTGGCGTATGTAGGCACTAAGTTCGCCGTGCATGGGATTTCGGAAAACCTGCGCGAAGAATTGTCGCCAAGCAACGTGCGTGTGATCACCATCGCCCCGGGTGCAGTGGAAACCGAACTGCTCAGCCACACCACCGACGAGGCGATCAAGAGCGGCTACCAAGCCTGGAAACAGGACATGGGCGGCACCGTGCTCAGCGCCGATGACGTGGCCTCGGCGATTGCCTATGCCTACCAGCAACCGCAGCATGTGTGCATTCGCGAGATCGTGTTGGCGGCGACGCGTCAGCAGCCGTAA
- a CDS encoding RNA polymerase sigma factor — translation MTLAIDALYRSESRRVLATLIRLLGDFDLAEEALHEAFLVAVQRWPLDGVPDNPRAWLVSTGRFKAIDRLRRQARFTPLLQEQADALEAADWSDEDVEDDRLRLIFTCCHPALAADAQAALTLREICDLTTEEIARAFLATPTTIAQRIVRAKGKIREAKIPYQVPSRDELPERLDSVLRVIYLVFNEGYSASMGADLTREELTREAIRLGRLLMELLPEPEVMGLLALMLLHESRRSARTSANGELVLLNEQDRSLWDAALIAEGCALAEQALGTRRFGPYGLQAAIAAVHAEATRADETDWPQIVGLYDVLLRAVPSPVIELNRAVALAMRDGPLAGLQQVERILARGELLEYHLAHSAQGEFCRQLGRVEEARAAYEKALSLTQQAPEKRFLERRLAELHSRQH, via the coding sequence TTGACCCTCGCGATCGATGCTCTCTACCGCAGCGAATCGCGCCGGGTACTGGCGACGCTGATTCGCTTGCTGGGCGACTTCGATTTGGCCGAGGAGGCCCTGCACGAGGCCTTTCTGGTCGCGGTGCAACGGTGGCCGCTGGACGGTGTGCCGGACAATCCACGGGCGTGGCTGGTGTCCACTGGGCGCTTCAAGGCCATCGACCGGCTGCGCCGCCAGGCCCGTTTTACCCCGCTGTTGCAGGAGCAGGCCGACGCACTGGAGGCGGCTGACTGGAGTGACGAAGACGTGGAAGACGACCGCCTGCGCCTGATCTTCACCTGCTGCCACCCGGCGCTGGCGGCGGATGCCCAGGCCGCGCTGACCTTGCGTGAGATCTGCGACCTCACCACCGAGGAAATCGCCCGGGCATTCCTGGCCACGCCCACCACCATTGCCCAGCGCATCGTGCGGGCCAAGGGCAAGATCCGCGAGGCGAAAATCCCTTATCAGGTGCCATCCCGTGATGAGTTGCCCGAACGACTGGACAGCGTGTTACGCGTGATTTACCTGGTGTTCAACGAAGGGTATTCGGCGTCCATGGGCGCTGACCTGACCCGTGAAGAGTTGACGCGCGAAGCCATTCGACTGGGGCGTTTGCTCATGGAGTTGCTGCCCGAGCCGGAAGTGATGGGGCTGCTGGCGCTGATGCTGTTGCATGAATCCCGCCGCTCGGCGCGCACCTCGGCCAACGGAGAGTTGGTGCTACTGAATGAGCAGGACCGCTCGCTGTGGGACGCAGCCCTGATTGCCGAAGGCTGCGCGTTGGCAGAGCAGGCGCTGGGCACTCGGCGCTTTGGCCCGTATGGCTTGCAGGCGGCCATCGCGGCAGTGCATGCCGAAGCCACGCGTGCAGATGAAACGGACTGGCCGCAAATCGTCGGGCTCTACGATGTGTTGCTCAGGGCCGTGCCCTCACCGGTGATCGAACTGAACCGCGCCGTGGCGCTGGCCATGCGCGACGGTCCGTTGGCAGGGTTGCAGCAGGTGGAGAGGATTCTGGCGCGGGGCGAGTTGTTGGAGTACCACTTGGCGCATTCGGCGCAGGGCGAGTTTTGTCGGCAATTGGGGCGCGTCGAGGAGGCGCGCGCAGCCTACGAAAAAGCCCTGTCACTGACCCAGCAAGCCCCGGAAAAACGCTTCCTCGAAAGGCGCCTGGCCGAGCTGCATTCCCGCCAACACTGA
- a CDS encoding SRPBCC family protein produces MSTQPAEFELSISRVIDAPRSRVFRAWTEPSLLQQWWGPHGMTTPECEMNLWVGGLFRTLMRAPDGAEYPTQGVFLEIVAPRRLVFTDAFAPGWIPSGKPFMTAEVTLQEVEGNKTLYTARAMHWSAEDKQAHEAMGFHDGWGQSLDRLVTLVTQGMGD; encoded by the coding sequence ATGTCTACGCAACCTGCCGAGTTTGAACTGTCCATCAGCCGCGTCATCGATGCACCGCGCAGCCGCGTGTTCCGTGCCTGGACCGAGCCCAGCTTGCTCCAACAATGGTGGGGCCCCCACGGCATGACCACCCCCGAGTGCGAAATGAACCTGTGGGTCGGTGGCCTGTTCCGCACCCTGATGCGCGCGCCCGACGGCGCCGAATACCCGACCCAAGGCGTGTTCCTGGAAATCGTCGCGCCACGGCGGCTGGTGTTCACGGACGCCTTCGCGCCGGGCTGGATTCCGTCGGGCAAGCCGTTCATGACCGCCGAAGTGACCCTGCAGGAAGTCGAAGGCAACAAGACCCTCTACACCGCCCGCGCCATGCACTGGAGCGCCGAAGACAAACAGGCGCACGAAGCGATGGGCTTTCACGATGGCTGGGGCCAGAGCCTGGACCGCCTGGTGACGCTGGTGACCCAGGGCATGGGCGATTGA
- a CDS encoding YciI family protein, which translates to MKYLCLVYSDEALLHSLPDSPKDPECHAYAEAVHGSGRMLAAEALESVATATTVRMRNGKLSITDGPFAETKEQLAGFYLIEARDLNEAIQVAGGIPAARVGSVEVRPVRELNL; encoded by the coding sequence ATGAAATACCTGTGCCTGGTCTACAGCGACGAAGCGTTGCTGCACAGCCTGCCCGACAGCCCCAAGGACCCGGAATGCCATGCTTACGCCGAAGCCGTTCACGGCAGTGGGCGCATGCTGGCTGCCGAAGCGCTGGAGTCGGTCGCCACCGCCACCACCGTGCGCATGCGCAATGGCAAGCTGTCGATCACCGACGGGCCGTTTGCCGAAACCAAGGAGCAGCTCGCCGGCTTCTACCTGATCGAGGCGCGGGATTTGAACGAAGCGATCCAGGTGGCCGGCGGTATTCCGGCTGCCCGGGTTGGCAGTGTGGAAGTGCGCCCCGTGCGCGAATTGAATCTCTGA
- a CDS encoding YybH family protein yields MSTAISTLIEQWKHAVTAKDVDKIVSFYADDIVAFDAVSALQFKGKAAYQAHWKACMEFCPGPGVFDFHELQIVAADDSAFAHWLAHCGGTGPDGVLKTCWMRVTAGYQRINGQWKVVHEHWSAPFDMATGAGLFDLKP; encoded by the coding sequence ATGAGCACCGCCATCAGCACCCTGATCGAGCAATGGAAACACGCCGTCACCGCAAAGGACGTCGACAAAATTGTCAGCTTCTACGCCGACGATATCGTCGCGTTCGACGCCGTTAGCGCCCTGCAATTCAAGGGCAAGGCCGCCTACCAGGCGCATTGGAAGGCGTGCATGGAGTTCTGCCCTGGCCCCGGCGTGTTTGACTTTCATGAGCTGCAGATCGTCGCCGCAGACGACAGCGCCTTTGCCCACTGGCTTGCCCACTGCGGTGGCACCGGGCCGGATGGCGTGCTCAAGACCTGCTGGATGCGTGTGACGGCCGGCTACCAGCGCATCAATGGCCAGTGGAAGGTGGTGCATGAGCATTGGTCTGCGCCGTTCGACATGGCAACCGGCGCCGGTCTGTTTGACCTGAAACCTTGA
- a CDS encoding GNAT family N-acetyltransferase has translation METRLVPYETLSLVQKQQLDTLQVHPEQLAYSGDIYCALNSLLVNPNPGAIKGFALLADDLPVAFLLLKRPPCLPHWADEHSATLHALQVDRHQQGRGFGKACLQALPAAALEAWPQIKGLELSVDADNVAATGLYLRAGWVDSGEAYKGRIGYERRLALVF, from the coding sequence ATGGAAACCCGCCTCGTCCCCTATGAGACGCTGAGCCTTGTGCAGAAACAGCAACTCGACACCCTGCAAGTGCATCCCGAGCAACTGGCGTACTCCGGTGATATCTACTGTGCGCTGAACAGCCTGCTGGTCAACCCCAACCCCGGCGCCATCAAAGGCTTCGCCCTGCTCGCCGACGACCTGCCCGTGGCCTTCCTGCTGCTCAAACGCCCACCCTGCCTGCCCCACTGGGCCGATGAACACAGCGCGACCTTGCACGCGTTGCAGGTGGATCGGCATCAACAAGGGCGCGGATTCGGCAAGGCCTGCTTGCAAGCCCTACCGGCGGCAGCACTGGAAGCGTGGCCGCAGATCAAGGGCCTGGAATTGTCGGTGGACGCGGACAATGTGGCGGCGACGGGGTTGTATCTGAGAGCTGGGTGGGTGGACAGCGGGGAGGCGTATAAGGGGCGTATTGGGTATGAACGCCGGCTGGCGTTAGTATTTTGA
- a CDS encoding pyridoxamine 5'-phosphate oxidase family protein has translation MLTTLEQLETLYGLPHERAVRKEIPFLNEDYQAMVRASPLVVVSSSGPEGIDGSPRGDVPGFVRIVDERTLAIPDRPGNNRLDTLRNLVQDPRIALLFIIPGVGETLRVNGRAQISIEPQLLESFAVNGKPARSVILVQVEAAYFHCSKAFVRSDCWNPEKHLDRSALPSAGALHKRLNDGQFDAEAYDREMPERVRSTLY, from the coding sequence ATGCTGACAACCCTCGAACAACTCGAAACCCTCTACGGCCTTCCCCACGAGCGCGCCGTGCGCAAGGAAATTCCGTTTCTCAACGAGGACTACCAGGCCATGGTGCGGGCTTCGCCGTTGGTGGTGGTGAGTTCGTCCGGGCCGGAGGGTATCGACGGTTCGCCGCGCGGTGATGTGCCGGGGTTTGTGCGGATTGTGGATGAGCGCACCTTGGCGATCCCGGATCGGCCGGGGAACAATCGCCTGGATACCCTGCGCAACCTGGTGCAGGACCCGCGCATTGCGTTGCTGTTCATCATCCCGGGGGTCGGCGAGACCTTGCGTGTGAACGGCCGGGCGCAGATTTCCATCGAGCCGCAGCTGCTGGAGAGTTTTGCAGTGAACGGCAAGCCAGCGCGCTCGGTGATTCTGGTGCAGGTGGAGGCCGCGTATTTCCACTGCTCCAAGGCGTTTGTGCGCTCGGACTGCTGGAACCCCGAGAAGCATCTGGACCGCTCGGCATTGCCGTCGGCGGGGGCGCTTCACAAGCGGCTCAACGATGGGCAGTTTGACGCCGAAGCCTATGACCGGGAGATGCCCGAGCGAGTCAGAAGCACGCTGTATTGA
- a CDS encoding GyrI-like domain-containing protein: MDQQTKQPLEPRMEAGKALVIAGVQGRYSKATVGDIPKLWELFDTCIKDIKKRVGGVTYGVCHNPKHGEFDYMAGVEVPTKGDVPSNFESIEIPPLNYAVFAHYGPVQALEQTYERIMFEWLPHSGYKVMGADFERYSADFDARKGTGTVEIWLPVGERG; the protein is encoded by the coding sequence ATGGATCAGCAGACAAAACAACCGTTAGAGCCACGCATGGAAGCCGGTAAAGCCCTGGTGATCGCCGGGGTGCAAGGGCGTTATTCGAAGGCCACCGTGGGCGATATCCCCAAGCTGTGGGAGTTGTTCGACACCTGCATCAAGGACATCAAAAAGCGCGTGGGCGGTGTGACTTATGGTGTTTGCCATAACCCCAAGCATGGCGAATTCGACTACATGGCCGGGGTCGAAGTCCCCACCAAAGGCGACGTACCAAGCAACTTCGAGTCCATCGAGATTCCGCCGCTCAACTATGCCGTGTTCGCGCATTACGGGCCGGTGCAGGCACTGGAGCAAACGTACGAGCGCATCATGTTCGAATGGCTGCCGCATTCAGGCTACAAGGTGATGGGCGCGGATTTCGAGCGCTACAGCGCCGACTTTGACGCGCGCAAAGGCACCGGTACGGTAGAGATCTGGCTGCCCGTGGGCGAACGAGGCTGA
- the alaC gene encoding alanine transaminase, translating into MADQGSPRRFARIDRLPPYVFNITAELKMAARRRGEDIIDLSMGNPDGATPPHIVEKMVTVAQREDTHGYSTSKGIPRLRRAISRWYKDRYEVDIDPESEAIVTIGSKEGLAHLMLATLDQGDTVLVPNPSYPIHIYGAVIAGAQVRSVPLIPGVDFFAELERAIRGSIPKPKMMILGFPSNPTAQCVELDFFERVIALAKQYDVLVVHDLAYADIVYDGWKAPSIMQVPGAKDIAVEFFTLSKSYNMAGWRIGFMVGNPELVNALARIKSYHDYGTFTPLQVAAIAALEGDQQCVKDIAEQYRQRRNVLVKGLHELGWMVENPKASMYVWAKIPEQYAALGSLEFAKKLLLEAKVCVSPGIGFGEYGDDHVRFALIENQDRIRQAVRGIRGMFRADGLVTKA; encoded by the coding sequence ATGGCCGACCAAGGTTCGCCGCGCCGCTTTGCGCGCATAGATCGACTCCCCCCGTATGTTTTCAATATCACTGCCGAGCTGAAGATGGCTGCGCGTCGGCGCGGCGAAGACATCATCGACTTGAGCATGGGTAACCCAGACGGCGCCACGCCTCCCCACATCGTGGAGAAAATGGTCACCGTCGCCCAGCGCGAAGACACCCACGGCTACTCCACCTCCAAAGGCATTCCGCGTCTGCGCCGGGCTATTTCGCGCTGGTACAAGGACCGCTATGAAGTGGACATCGACCCCGAGTCGGAAGCCATCGTCACCATCGGTTCCAAGGAAGGCCTGGCGCACTTGATGCTGGCCACCCTGGACCAGGGCGACACCGTACTGGTGCCCAACCCCAGCTACCCGATTCATATCTACGGTGCCGTGATTGCCGGCGCCCAGGTGCGCTCGGTGCCGCTGATTCCGGGCGTGGATTTCTTCGCCGAACTGGAACGCGCGATTCGCGGCTCGATCCCCAAGCCGAAGATGATGATCCTCGGTTTCCCGTCCAACCCGACCGCGCAGTGCGTGGAACTGGACTTCTTCGAGCGCGTGATTGCGCTGGCCAAGCAGTACGACGTGCTGGTGGTGCATGACCTGGCCTATGCCGACATCGTCTACGACGGCTGGAAGGCCCCGTCGATCATGCAGGTGCCCGGTGCCAAGGACATCGCGGTGGAGTTTTTCACCCTGTCCAAGAGCTACAACATGGCCGGCTGGCGCATCGGCTTCATGGTCGGCAACCCGGAACTGGTCAACGCCCTGGCGCGGATCAAGAGCTACCACGACTACGGCACCTTCACCCCGCTGCAGGTGGCAGCCATTGCGGCGCTCGAAGGCGACCAGCAATGCGTGAAAGACATCGCCGAGCAGTACCGCCAACGCCGCAATGTGCTGGTCAAGGGCCTGCATGAACTGGGCTGGATGGTGGAAAATCCGAAGGCGTCGATGTACGTCTGGGCGAAGATTCCCGAGCAGTATGCCGCCCTGGGTTCGCTGGAATTTGCCAAGAAGTTGCTGCTGGAGGCGAAGGTGTGTGTGTCGCCGGGCATCGGCTTTGGCGAGTATGGCGATGATCACGTGCGCTTTGCGCTGATCGAGAACCAGGACCGGATTCGCCAGGCGGTGCGCGGGATTCGCGGGATGTTCCGGGCGGATGGGCTGGTCACCAAAGCCTGA
- a CDS encoding GntP family permease: MFGMSHESYLLLDAVVTIIGLIVLITKFKVHPFIALIIAAGFLGLTSGMPVDKIIKAFQDGFGGVLGFVGIILALGTMLGKMMAESGGADQIAQTLIRAFGKEKVQWAMMFAAFLVGIPLFFEIGFVLLIPLVFIVARRTGVSLIKIGIPLLAGLSAVHGLVPPHPGPLLAIGVFGADIGKTILYGLIVALPTAIIAGPIFGTFIAKYIPGNPSQELVDQLAREPENKDLPSFGITLVTVLLPVFLMLLKTFADIAFAEGNVVRNWMDMIGHPITALLLALLLSLYTFGHRQGIHSKQILKLLDASLAPTAAIILIIGAGGGFKQMLVTSGVGDVIGHMAVNAQINPILLAWLVAAVIRVATGSATVATITGAGIVVPVVGMIPGVNRELLVLATGAGSLILSHVNDAGFWLVKQYFNMTVAETFKTWTAMETILSIVALIFIMLLSLVV; this comes from the coding sequence ATGTTTGGCATGTCCCACGAGTCCTACCTACTGCTTGACGCAGTCGTTACCATCATCGGGTTGATCGTTCTGATCACCAAGTTCAAGGTGCACCCGTTCATTGCGCTGATCATCGCGGCCGGCTTCCTCGGCCTGACTTCGGGCATGCCCGTGGACAAGATCATCAAGGCGTTCCAGGACGGTTTCGGCGGGGTGCTCGGCTTTGTCGGCATTATCCTTGCGCTGGGCACGATGCTCGGCAAGATGATGGCCGAATCCGGCGGTGCCGACCAGATCGCCCAGACCCTGATCCGCGCCTTTGGCAAAGAGAAGGTCCAGTGGGCCATGATGTTCGCCGCGTTCCTGGTGGGCATCCCGCTGTTCTTCGAGATCGGCTTTGTGCTGTTGATCCCGCTGGTGTTCATCGTCGCGCGCCGTACGGGTGTGTCGCTGATCAAGATCGGCATCCCGCTGCTGGCCGGCCTGTCGGCGGTACACGGCCTGGTGCCACCGCACCCCGGCCCGTTGCTGGCCATCGGCGTGTTTGGCGCCGACATCGGCAAGACCATCCTGTACGGCCTGATCGTCGCTTTGCCGACCGCCATCATCGCCGGCCCGATCTTCGGTACGTTCATCGCCAAGTACATCCCGGGCAACCCGTCCCAAGAACTGGTCGATCAACTGGCCCGCGAACCTGAGAACAAAGACCTGCCGAGCTTCGGCATCACCCTGGTCACCGTGCTGCTGCCGGTGTTCCTGATGCTGCTGAAAACCTTCGCCGACATCGCGTTTGCCGAAGGCAACGTGGTGCGCAACTGGATGGACATGATCGGTCACCCGATCACCGCGCTGTTGCTGGCGTTGCTGCTGTCGCTGTACACCTTTGGCCATCGCCAGGGCATCCATTCCAAGCAGATCCTCAAGTTGCTCGACGCCAGCCTGGCGCCGACCGCTGCGATCATCCTGATCATCGGTGCCGGTGGTGGCTTCAAGCAGATGCTGGTGACCAGCGGCGTGGGTGATGTGATCGGCCACATGGCGGTGAATGCACAGATCAACCCGATCCTGCTGGCGTGGCTGGTGGCGGCGGTGATTCGTGTGGCAACCGGTTCGGCCACTGTGGCCACCATTACTGGCGCGGGCATCGTGGTGCCGGTGGTGGGGATGATTCCGGGGGTTAACCGTGAGCTGTTGGTGTTGGCGACGGGGGCGGGTTCGTTGATCCTGTCTCACGTCAACGATGCCGGGTTCTGGCTGGTGAAGCAGTACTTCAACATGACCGTGGCCGAGACGTTCAAGACCTGGACGGCGATGGAAACCATCCTGTCTATCGTGGCCCTGATCTTCATCATGTTGTTGTCGTTGGTGGTCTAA
- a CDS encoding gluconokinase, with translation MSQPVTALVIMGVSGCGKSSVSEALCRLNGATAIEGDSFHPAANIEKMSAGHPLNDDDRAGWLDILCDELRRSLKAGEHPVLTCSALKKKYRDHLREAAPGLGFVFLELTRAVAADRVSHRPGHFMPASLIDSQFATLESPKGEPLTLALNASDDSVEELAEQTNAWWLQHGFEPSK, from the coding sequence ATGAGTCAACCTGTTACCGCCCTGGTCATCATGGGTGTTTCCGGCTGTGGCAAGTCCAGCGTCAGCGAGGCCCTGTGCCGTCTGAACGGTGCGACTGCCATCGAAGGCGACAGCTTTCACCCCGCCGCCAACATCGAAAAGATGAGCGCTGGACACCCCCTCAACGACGACGACCGCGCCGGCTGGCTCGACATCCTGTGCGATGAACTGCGCCGTTCGCTCAAAGCGGGCGAGCACCCCGTACTGACCTGTTCAGCCCTCAAGAAGAAATACCGCGACCACCTGCGCGAAGCTGCGCCGGGCCTGGGTTTCGTGTTTCTGGAGCTGACCCGCGCCGTGGCTGCCGACCGGGTGTCCCATCGCCCCGGCCATTTCATGCCGGCAAGCCTCATAGACAGCCAGTTCGCCACCCTTGAATCGCCCAAGGGCGAGCCGCTGACCCTGGCCCTCAACGCCAGTGATGACAGCGTCGAGGAACTGGCCGAGCAGACCAACGCCTGGTGGCTGCAACACGGTTTTGAACCATCCAAATAA